One Helianthus annuus cultivar XRQ/B chromosome 12, HanXRQr2.0-SUNRISE, whole genome shotgun sequence genomic region harbors:
- the LOC110891585 gene encoding B3 domain-containing protein At2g32645: MKGTDVRVVIQKKLFDSDTRHGLNRLNMPVNQLQTNEFLTVDEKEHLRKGKGNQIEVRLLGPTLEIYKDPMNLRWWPMESSENYVFATNWYRFWSTNKLHLKRDSNVQVWSFRGSDQKLCFAVVCVEEPVVEVVEDACIMFMFIYHSCVLLNI, translated from the coding sequence ATGAAGGGTACGGATGTGAGAGTTGTGATACAGAAGAAGTTGTTTGATTCGGATACTAGGCATGGGTTAAACAGGTTGAACATGCCGGTTAACCAACTGCAGACAAATGAGTTCTTGACGGTGGATGAGAAGGAACATCttagaaaaggaaaaggaaacCAGATTGAGGTTCGGTTGTTGGGGCCAACGTTGGAGATCTACAAGGATCCGATGAATTTGAGGTGGTGGCCGATGGAAAGCTCTGAAAATTATGTGTTTGCGACTAACTGGTATAGGTTTTGGTCGACGAATAAGTTGCATTTGAAGAGAGACTCGAATGTTCAAGTGTGGTCGTTTCGTGGATCGGATCAGAAGTTGTGTTTTGCTGTTGTTTGTGTGGAGGAACCGGTTGTTGAAGTCGTTGAGGATGCCTgcattatgtttatgtttatttaccATTCATGTGTTTTGTTGAATATTTAG